The window CTTGGTTATTGTCCGGTAGACGTCCATACATTGACCGTATCCGAGCTTGAGATTTTTGCACAGGGAGGGCGTAAGGCACGATCTGTTCCGGCAAGCTCCCTGTCTCACCCATAGATCACAGTGCGCCTTGTAAAGATTGGCTGTCGGCCCTCCGATGTCGCTTATAGTGCCCCGGAAATCCTTCCTCTCGGCGAGTAACTTAGCTTCTCGGACAAGCGATTCCTTGGTCCTCGATTGAATGATCCTTCCCTGGTGCATAAAGAGAGAACAGAAACTGCACTGACCGGGGCAGCCCCTGTGAGATACCAACGAAAACTTCACCGTCTCAAAACCCGGCACACCCCCCGATGCATCGTAGACGGGGTGGGATGCCCTGGCAAAAGGAAGCTCATATAACGCATCGAGCTCCTCTGCCGCTACGGGTTCGGCAGGAGGATACTGAACCACGAATCTGTTCTCGTGCTTTTGGACGACGCATTTTCCGCGGCGGGGATCCTGATTTTCGTAGATGGCCTTGAACGCCGCATTGAATTGCTTTTTGTCTTGCCTCACCTCTTCGTATGAGGGAATTTCCATAGCTTCGTTTCCACGTGTTGCACCGGCTTCACGCATGGCAGAATCATCTGCCGGCATTGACACTGAAACCACCACGGTTCCCCTGATACCCTTGAGACCTTCCCCGTGCGAGAGCCGACGGGCGATTTCGAGAACCTGTTTTTCTCCCATGCCGTAGACGAGGATATCAGCGCGTGAATCGAGAAGGATGGATCTACGCACCTCGTTTCCCCACCAGTCATAGTGGGCGAACCTTCTTAGGCTTGCCTCGATCCCGCCGACGACGATTACGGTATCGTGAAAGGCCTCCCTGATACGATTTGCGTAGACGATAGTAGCCCTGTCAGGTC of the Syntrophorhabdaceae bacterium genome contains:
- a CDS encoding YgiQ family radical SAM protein, with the protein product MARFLPVSKEDLKKRGWNEFDIILVSGDAYVDHPAYGVAMIGRVLERAGYRVGIIPQPNWRTVDDFKRLGKPRLFFGITAGNLDSMVAHYTSHKKRRVKDAYSPGGKIGFRPDRATIVYANRIREAFHDTVIVVGGIEASLRRFAHYDWWGNEVRRSILLDSRADILVYGMGEKQVLEIARRLSHGEGLKGIRGTVVVSVSMPADDSAMREAGATRGNEAMEIPSYEEVRQDKKQFNAAFKAIYENQDPRRGKCVVQKHENRFVVQYPPAEPVAAEELDALYELPFARASHPVYDASGGVPGFETVKFSLVSHRGCPGQCSFCSLFMHQGRIIQSRTKESLVREAKLLAERKDFRGTISDIGGPTANLYKAHCDLWVRQGACRNRSCLTPSLCKNLKLGYGQCMDVYRTITKLAGVKHLFIESGLRYDLLTGEHAQEYLEHILRNHVSGQMKVAPEHTVDRILKIMNKPTFAVYEEFAKQFREATGKAGKKQYLVHYFISSHPGSTLRDALELSLALMKNNIYPEQIQDFMPLPLTLSGAIYHTEEHPFTGEKIYTAKTFSERKMQRALIQYRYPKNKESVIQALVLLKRKDLVKKFFHRG